CCCCCTCGATGAAGACGATCGCGGCCACCAGCGGCGGCGCGACGAACACGAACTGGAACGGCGAGCGGACTGCCCGACGAAGCGTCGTACTAGCCATGCCCCGCGTCGCAGGTGCTCGACAGACAACGGCAAGTACCGCATCGACACGCGAATCCGGGGCGGACGGCAGTTCCCGTCCCTCATCAGCACTCGTCCGGGCGGTATCAGCCAGCCACGCGTATCGGGCCGCTGGAACCGCAAGCACCGTTCCGCCAATAACGAGGATTGGTATGAGTCCGAGCAGGACGAGCGGGCCGGTCAGATCGACGCCAGCGTTCGGGGTCGTCGCGAGTGCGAGGTGTCCGAACCACGCGACCGGCGGGGACTGTAAGACTGGCTCCAGTCGCTCGACGACAGTCAGCAACTCGCCGGTGACGGAGAGTGAGACGTACGCAAGGCCGATTACGACGCCGAGAACTGTCGTGAGATGGCCGAGATTTTCCGAGCGACGAACGAATCCCTTGAGTGCGAACCCGATCGGGTATCCGACCGCTGCGGCCGTGGCTGGGATGCCAACCGCTGCGACGGTGATGCCGAGGAGCGGGAGGGGCGAGCCGGTCCCAGCGACCAGTCCTGCGCCAGCAGCAAGCCCGAGACCAATCGTGTACACCGAGAATTTGGCGGCAGCTGCGAGCAACAGCCCCCCGGCGACGTCGGCTACCGGGCGAATCGTGAGATACTGCCCGTCGTTATCGAGGTCGCCGTTGCTTCCGAACCCATCACCAACGAGCAGGACCGCCAGGAACACCCAGAGGACACTCGTCGCAGTCACGAGCCACGCTGGAAGTGCCTCGCCAGCGGCGAGCGCCGACCCGACAGATCGGGCAGCGTCGAACGTTTGTAAGAGGAAGAATACACTCATAATACCAACGAGGGCGGTGAAGACAAGCCAGAAGTCCTGATGTCTCACCCACCGGTAGCCACGAAGTAACTCGATTCGGGCGATCTCCCAGCTCTGACTCGGAGACGGGACAACACCCGTGAACGAACTGTGTTGGCGTGACCCGTGACTGCCGGTTCTAGCTGGCGTCGATGACGACGGTTCTGAAAGGCCAGTGGATTCCTCAGACATGTGGTTACCACTCCGAGCCGATGGCACCGCTGTCGGTCAGCTGTGACTGTCCAGAATCCGTGATGTCACGTTCGGCAGTGACCTCCAGGAAGGCGGTTTCGAGATCTGGTGACTCGTCCGCCTGGGATTTGAGCTCCGAGGGCGGGGCTTCTGCGACGAGCGTCCCGTCGTTGATGACGCCGATGGTGTCAGCGAGCTCATCGACGATCGGGAGGATGTGAGTCGACAGGAAAACCGTCATCTCGCGGGTGACGAGGTCAGCGATCGTGTCCCGAACAGTGCGTGCGGCACGGGGATCGAGGCCACTCGTCGGCTCGTCGAGGAACACCACGTCCGGGTCGTGGAACAGCGCCGCGATGATCCCGACTTTCTTGGTCATCCCAGTAGAGTACGATTCGATGCGTTTGTCGGCGTCAGCGAGCAGACCGAAGCGGTCGAGCAGCGTTTCGATCCGGCTGTCAGCCTCGTCGTCGGGGATCCCGTGGAGACGGGCGACGTGGCGGAGTTGTTCCCAGGCGGTTAATTCATCCAAGACAGGTGGCTCCGCTGGGAGATACCCGATTCGCTGCGTGAGGCGGGGGCGGTCTGTGATCGTAACGCCAGCGATTTGTGCAGTACCGGCTGTCGGTTCGGTAAGTGCGACAAGCATTCGCATCGTCGTCGTTTTCCCGGCCCCGTTCGGACCGAGGAAACCGTAGACGGTTCCCGGTGGAATCGAGAGGGAAAGGTCGTCAACGGCGTGTTCGGCACCGTACCGTTTCGTCAGTCCGTCCGCGATGATCGCGTGGTCGGTCATGACTCGATCACTCCCGGTATCGGTGTGTTGTGGTCGCTGGTGGAGGGCGACAGACTGGTCTGGGGGCTCGGTTCGGGGTGCGGCAGCATTCGTGGTCGGTCAAACATCGTGGTGTAAATACTCCTTTACAGTAAAGAGTATTTTACACCTCCAATTAAAACTACCGATGAACTTACCTATTTACTGGTCTCGCCCATCCGAACCATTCGAGGGAATGACACTGTACAGGTAGCACTTCCCCGACTTGCGTCGTCCGTCGAGCGATTGATTCGGTGGTTCTACCGCCCGAAAAACGGGAAATTAGTGAATACCCGACTAAAATAGCCGTGGGGTAGGCAGTCAGATCTATCGAGAGGGGTCGGATAATTGTTGGATAGAAAATTGGTCGGGGCGATCTGCGCTGACGCCATGCATCAATGGTTCGAACTCACCGGCCTCGGTCGGATCGACTAAAACCTCTCCCATCATCGCGTCTTCGACCTCGTGGAGTGGATGCGTCGATGCTTCACGCGCCTCAATGAGTTGCTCCATCGAGTCAGCCTCGAGATACCACACAAAGTAATTCGCGTCCGCAGCGTGCTCTATGAACAGCGAAATCGTGTGCAGTGATTCCTCCCCCCAAATCTCTTTGACGCCTTGTTCGTCGGCCACTGCCTCACCGTACAGGTCGTCAATCCACTCTCGAAGTTCGTCAGTTTTCCCGTCTTCGATCTCTTGTTTGCGAATGAATATCTCCGACATCGGCAACGAGATACAACCGCCCTCCCTAAAACACTCCTGTGAACTCAGTTTCGCAAAAGCACTAATTACGGAATAGCCGTACCCGACGTTTTTGATGGGCCGGCTGTCGAAACTCCCGGGGCTCCCGAAGAAGGGACGAACCGTGTGGTCGTTGCTTCGGCGTGCATTCCTGTGGGTCGCCAATCTCAATTTCTGGGTAATTGTCGGCGGGTTCATGCTCCTCGGTGTGGTGGCGATGGAAACGGAACCCTTAGATTCGTTTGCAGTCGTGTTCTTCCGTCTCGCTGGAGTCCTGCCGGTGATCTGTCAAACTATGTCGATTGCGACGACATCACCTGACGATTCGACCGCCACCCGAATACACACTCTCCCGAGACCCATTACCACCCCCCGACCGACGCCGCCACGACGGCCGCCGAGCCGTCCTGTATCGACGTGACCGGGGTGGCACCTGTCACTCGTGCCGCCCATGCGATGTGGCGAGCAGCGTACGAGAACGACGACGTCGACGTGGCTGAGCAGGATGAGACAGTACGAGCGCGGGCGGCTCCCGTCTTCGACTAGCAGCGTGTGACAGCAGAGCCCCGCCGGCAAGACTTCGGCTACGTCCTCAAAGTCGTAGTGGCCGTCGTCTGTGCCGACGAGACCTCGGTTGGGAAGTACCGTTCTGGAGGTGCGACGGCGATTTGGCACGCCGAGGCTGGGGATACGACTCGAGGATCCGTTGTTCGACTGATTTCGAACGGTTGGTCAGGCGACGTCTCTCTCGTCGATCCGGGACCAGTTTTCCAAGCCGACGCGGAGAGCGGCTTTGAGTGCGCCGAGGATGACGGGGCCGAAGAACAGTCCCATAATCCCGAACGCGTACGCCCCACCGAGGATACCCAGGAGAATAACGGCGGGATTGAGCTTCGCGTATCTGTCGACGGCGAATGGACGGAGGTAGTCGTCGGTGAGTCCAACGACGATGACGCTGTAGACGAATAATCCGAGAGCGAGCAGTGGTTCGTTCGTGAGATACAGGTAGACCACCGCCCCTCCCCAGACGGGGATCGCACCGACGAGCGGAACCATCGCGAGAACGATCATGACGGCCGTCCAGAACACCGCATTGGGAACGCCAGTGGCGACGAGTCCGACTCCGGCGACGACCCCCTGGACGATAGCGACGAAGACGTGTCCGAAGAGAACGCCCCACATCACGTCGTTGATCTCACCGTAGAGGTCTCGCTGGATGTCCATTGGGAGGGGGACCGTTCCGTGAAGCCAGTTGACCAGATCATCGCGGTCCTTGAGAAGGTAGTAGACGAGAAAGAGTGCCAACGCGATCCCGATGAGATGGAAGGTGATCGTCCCGAACGCTTGGGTCGACCGTTCGAATACGATCGTCCCGATTTCTCGCCCCGAGCCGACGAGTTCGCCTGCGATGTCAACCTCTTGTCCGGTGAGTTCCTCGATCCGGGATTCGACCACCGCTATCTGCACTGAGTCGGTGTCGAAGTCCTGGAGGATCTCGTCGGCACTATCCACGACCGTCGCAAGGATCGCCACGAACGGCGCGACGAATCCGGCAACTGCCAGAATCACGAGCGAGAGTGCGGCGACCATCGGCGACACGTACGCTTCGAGGCGGGTCTGCAGCGGATAGAGCACATAGGCGAGGAGGACGGCACCGAGGACGTACTGGAGAAACGGCTGGATCAGCATGGCCGATAGCACGAGGAGGGTAGCGACGAGGGCGAGAACAAACCCCTTGCTGAGGTTCATGACTGCGAATTTGTCGAGCGATGTGATAAAGGCCCCATATCAATTCATCTTCAGAACGCTCCGGCTGCCATTGCTATCAGGTTTATACGACGACGTGGCCCTGGGTCGTGAGTTCCTGCATGCCCTCATACAGCTGGTGCTCTCGAACTCGTCCTGAGCAGCCCGGACATGATCCTCCGTCACAGACTCAGATCCGTTTGCCTGGGCAAGTTCTCCAGCCTCCAGAAGAAGACGAATCGCCTGGCGTCAGATTCCGTATCCTGAGCAGTAAACGCGGCGCAAAGTGGAACGACGTCCTCCTCGAGGATGCCATCGTGGATTGCTTTCTCCGCCCGGGGCTTCAAAATTGATCGAGGCCGATCCCCCGCATCACTCCACGTTAGTCGAGGTGTTTGACAGACTCAAAACAGCACTCTGCCGAGTGCTGCTCCGACTCTCGTCGGAGCTACACGATCCGTCCGGTCACGCCGCTATCGACACCACGTTCCTCGACCGGGAACGTCTCGTCAACGCCGTGAACGCCAGGGTTTTCTCCCCACAGAAGGGTAGCAAGTTCTTCAGCGCTCACCTGCTTCAGTCGCCCAGTGTTTCGAGGTCATCGAGGGTCGGGAGGGCCGGGACGACGTCGAACTCTGTCGTCGTCACTGCCCCCGCGCGACAGCCGTACCGAACCGCTTCGACTGTCGATGCCCCGTCGGCCAGCGCGACGGCGAACCCGGCGTTGAACGCGTCCCCCGCCCCTGTCGTGTCGACGACGTCGACCGTGGGCGTCGGAACGTGCGTTTGGCCGTCCGCGTCCCGGACAATGGCACCATCTCCTCCTTGAGTCGTGACGACGGTGCGGACACCCAGTTCCAGCAGGTCCGCGCCCACATCGACGTCCTCGTCCGGCGACCGCCCGGCGAGCACACGCGCCTCGCTCTCGTTTGGCGTCAAGTAGTCGACGTTCCGAAGCACATCCATCGGGAGTTCACGGGCCGGTGCAGGGTTCAACACGACATCGAGCCCACATTCGGCGGCGGTCTCGACGGCGGCCCGAACCGCGTCGTCGTCGACCTCGAGTTGGACGAGCAGAACGTCGCAGTCGTCGATTCGGTCCGCCGCGTCGGCTACCTGCTCGCGGCCGAGGTGGTAGTTCGCACCGGGGACCACTGCGATCTCGTTCTCGCCGTCGTCGTCGACCAGGACAGTCCCGACGCCAGTATGCGTCTCGACCTGTGAGACTGCGCTGGCGTCGACGCCCTCGCGGTCCCAGAGGTCGAACGCGTCCGCGGCGTATGCGTCACGGCCGACACAGCCAATGAAGACCGTATCAGCACCGAGTCTGGCCGCGCCGATTGCCTGGTTCGACCCCTTCCCGCCGGGTACTTCCCTGTAGGTCGACCCGGTGACGGTCTCACCGGGGACCGGGAACCGGGGGACCTCCGTGACGAGACCGACGTTGTAGCTGCCGACGACGGCGATCGCGGGCTCAGTACTCCCCATCTCCCCGTCCCCCCTCGACGATCGCGACGCCACTAGAGGAACCGAGGAGTTCCGCACCAGCATCCAGTAGTTCGTTTGCATCATCGAGCGTCCGGATGCCGCCGCTCGCCTTCACGCCGACGTGCTCGGGTGCGCGCTCGGCGAGGAACTCGACGCGCTCGACGGTCGCTTTGCCGCCTTCGCCCCACCCGCTCGAGGTCTTGATGTAGTCGAAGCCCGCCTCGATCGCGAGTTCGGTGATGCGCTCGGACTCGGCCTCGTCGAGCGCGCCGAGTTCCAGCATCGCCTTGCAGACGGCGTTACCGGACGCCTCGACGACCAGTTCCATCTCCTCGCGGAGCTGCTCGTCCATACCGGACTTGAGATAACCGATGTTCGGCATCACGTCCACCTCCTCGGCACCCGCCGCGACGGCGTCACGAACGGCAGCCGCCTTCGCGATCCGATTGTCCCCACCCATGGGGAACCCGGCGGCCGAGCAGACGGTCACGTCGGTCCCCTCGAGCCGTTCCCGCGCAAGCGAGACCCAGCAGGGCAACACCATCGCACCGTCGAACCCGTACTCGACGCACTCGTCGCAGAGTTCGACGATCCTGTCACGATCGGCAGTCGGCCCTACTTCCGTGTGTTGAATCGTCGAGGCAATCTCGTCCGCGGTTCTGTCCATGTAGCCACGTGACCGCACGTGATGATAAAACGAGTGGGGACTGCACTTCGTCTGCGAAGTCGAGATCGTGGGTGCTGAAGCACCCGGTGAGAAGGCCGTCGGTGTTGACATCGAGATCACCAACTTCGCCGCGTTCGCCTACGATGACGGACACAGCGAGCTGTATCCGCTGAATTGTCTGAAGCCGGACGACGACGACATCACCAAACGCATCGCTCGCTGTGACGACTCGGACTCCGAGCTAGTCACGCGGTTGAATCGGAAGCAGTCACACTCCGGTAAGACGGCGCAGCCGTCGCGTAATACCGAGTGAATCCGGAGTGTACGGCGGGTTTTCCCCTCACGGAGGGATAGAGCAACAACCGGGGTGCGCGCAAGGGGAGAGATCCTCTAGTCGTCGTCGGCCGGCCCCTTCGTCATACCCCCTGATCGGCTCCCGGTGATACTGTCGACCGTCGTGGACACGCTCTTGTCGCTGTCGACAAGTTCTGCACTCACCTCAAGCAGGCCATCGTCGTCGATCTCAAACGTCACAGCGATGGTCGGACGGCCACTCTCCGTCTCCGGGATGTCCTCGACGTACCAGTCCTTCAGCTTCTCGTTCGAGTAGAGGTTCTCCACGTCCTCGCCCTGGTAGACGTGGACCGGGATCTGTTCGGGGTCGTCGGCGGTCGGCACGTACCGTTCCGTGGCGGTGGCCGGCAGTTCGGACCCCTCCTCGATGAGGATGTCCATGCGTGCACCGACCAGGTCAGTGCCGAGCGACCGCGAAAGGATCTTCTTCTTGCCGAATCCTGTGGGATGCTTCCCGCCTTCTTCACCACCGCTACCGAGTTCTCCGGGGTGTTCGAGGCCGATGTGGTCCTCCCGGTCGTCCTTCGTATCCAAGACCTCATCACAGTACGGGCACGCGATGCCGTCGTCCGGGTCGTGCGTCGAGAGGTGGTCGTTGAGGTCGTCGAAGTAGTCGAACCCTTGCGGGCACTCCGGGCAGACGTACTTCTCGTCGATGCCGTCCTCGAGGTCGGCGACGATGGCGGCACCCTTCGCGACCACCTTGGCGAGGTCGTTGGTCTTCGTCGGCTCGAACCCGAAGAAGTCAGTGAGCTGTTCCTGCACCGCTGGGATCTTCGACGACCCACCGACGAGGAGGACCGTGTCGACGTCCTCGGCCTTCAGGTCGGCCTTCTCGAGGGCGTCCTCGA
This portion of the Haloarchaeobius salinus genome encodes:
- a CDS encoding DUF6176 family protein — protein: MSEIFIRKQEIEDGKTDELREWIDDLYGEAVADEQGVKEIWGEESLHTISLFIEHAADANYFVWYLEADSMEQLIEAREASTHPLHEVEDAMMGEVLVDPTEAGEFEPLMHGVSADRPDQFSIQQLSDPSR
- the deoC gene encoding deoxyribose-phosphate aldolase, whose product is MDRTADEIASTIQHTEVGPTADRDRIVELCDECVEYGFDGAMVLPCWVSLARERLEGTDVTVCSAAGFPMGGDNRIAKAAAVRDAVAAGAEEVDVMPNIGYLKSGMDEQLREEMELVVEASGNAVCKAMLELGALDEAESERITELAIEAGFDYIKTSSGWGEGGKATVERVEFLAERAPEHVGVKASGGIRTLDDANELLDAGAELLGSSSGVAIVEGGRGDGEY
- a CDS encoding AI-2E family transporter — encoded protein: MNLSKGFVLALVATLLVLSAMLIQPFLQYVLGAVLLAYVLYPLQTRLEAYVSPMVAALSLVILAVAGFVAPFVAILATVVDSADEILQDFDTDSVQIAVVESRIEELTGQEVDIAGELVGSGREIGTIVFERSTQAFGTITFHLIGIALALFLVYYLLKDRDDLVNWLHGTVPLPMDIQRDLYGEINDVMWGVLFGHVFVAIVQGVVAGVGLVATGVPNAVFWTAVMIVLAMVPLVGAIPVWGGAVVYLYLTNEPLLALGLFVYSVIVVGLTDDYLRPFAVDRYAKLNPAVILLGILGGAYAFGIMGLFFGPVILGALKAALRVGLENWSRIDERDVA
- a CDS encoding ABC transporter ATP-binding protein, with translation MTDHAIIADGLTKRYGAEHAVDDLSLSIPPGTVYGFLGPNGAGKTTTMRMLVALTEPTAGTAQIAGVTITDRPRLTQRIGYLPAEPPVLDELTAWEQLRHVARLHGIPDDEADSRIETLLDRFGLLADADKRIESYSTGMTKKVGIIAALFHDPDVVFLDEPTSGLDPRAARTVRDTIADLVTREMTVFLSTHILPIVDELADTIGVINDGTLVAEAPPSELKSQADESPDLETAFLEVTAERDITDSGQSQLTDSGAIGSEW
- the rbsK gene encoding ribokinase, with the protein product MGSTEPAIAVVGSYNVGLVTEVPRFPVPGETVTGSTYREVPGGKGSNQAIGAARLGADTVFIGCVGRDAYAADAFDLWDREGVDASAVSQVETHTGVGTVLVDDDGENEIAVVPGANYHLGREQVADAADRIDDCDVLLVQLEVDDDAVRAAVETAAECGLDVVLNPAPARELPMDVLRNVDYLTPNESEARVLAGRSPDEDVDVGADLLELGVRTVVTTQGGDGAIVRDADGQTHVPTPTVDVVDTTGAGDAFNAGFAVALADGASTVEAVRYGCRAGAVTTTEFDVVPALPTLDDLETLGD